One segment of Cetobacterium sp. NK01 DNA contains the following:
- a CDS encoding RNA polymerase sigma factor RpoD/SigA, with amino-acid sequence MTEKDLVSFYLDDIKEYEVLGKDEEISLLKRAKIGDIEARERLILCNLRLVVNVAKKYGSKGMSFIDLISEGNFGLIHAIEKFDVEKGYRFSTYAVWWIKQAISKAIISKGREIRIPSYKHDLLNKINKFIMDTVMLKGDYPSIFEISDGLNINLEKVQDLMMEFQETVSLSSPIGEDICLEDTIASEVHNDLEDNLIKEMSTAQIKEILNKLNEREKQILKLRFGFDGNQIHTLEDIGQSFSITRERVRQIEQKTLEKLRIRYSDLLKGNYYY; translated from the coding sequence ATGACGGAAAAAGATTTAGTTTCATTTTATCTAGATGATATAAAAGAGTATGAAGTGTTAGGAAAAGATGAGGAAATATCACTTTTAAAAAGAGCAAAAATTGGTGATATTGAGGCAAGAGAAAGATTGATTTTATGTAATTTGAGATTAGTGGTCAATGTAGCTAAAAAGTATGGTAGTAAAGGAATGAGTTTTATAGACTTAATCAGTGAAGGAAATTTTGGTTTAATACATGCTATTGAAAAATTTGATGTAGAAAAGGGTTATAGATTCTCTACATATGCTGTATGGTGGATAAAACAAGCTATAAGCAAGGCCATAATTAGTAAAGGTAGAGAAATAAGGATACCATCGTATAAGCATGATTTATTGAATAAAATTAATAAATTTATAATGGATACTGTTATGTTAAAAGGGGATTATCCAAGTATATTTGAAATTTCAGATGGTTTAAATATAAATTTAGAAAAAGTTCAAGATCTAATGATGGAATTTCAAGAGACGGTTTCGTTAAGTTCACCAATAGGAGAGGATATCTGCCTAGAGGATACAATAGCTAGTGAAGTGCATAACGATTTAGAAGATAATTTAATAAAAGAGATGAGCACAGCACAAATAAAAGAGATTTTAAATAAGCTAAATGAAAGAGAGAAACAGATATTAAAATTAAGATTTGGTTTTGATGGAAATCAGATTCATACTTTAGAGGATATAGGACAAAGTTTTAGCATAACAAGAGAGAGAGTAAGACAAATAGAGCAAAAAACATTAGAAAAATTAAGAATACGTTATAGTGACTTACTAAAAGGAAACTATTACTATTAA
- the dnaN gene encoding DNA polymerase III subunit beta, which produces MILKVNRLEFLKKIKIVEKAINENKIRPIISYVYIETRENKLWFCGTNLELTISTHMDCEVIREGKAVFQHNLVEEYLKEIKDEEITLNIAEDILTIETSDSASEFILMNADEFPRMQETELRDDEFEFKLKKLDLADYFDKVKFSASMSSDNLSINCIRMEIEDNKIKFISTDTYRLTYLEHEYLGGNGTFKVSIPINTIDAMSKLLRNGNEEEIGFIQKNKQLYFKLGNISIVSRVIDLPFPNYKTILEASGYNKKLQINRVEFEKMLKRIQIFVKNNSESKFGAIFTLSGDNIDIEGVGEIAKAKEIAKVNYEGENLKISLNVKFLLEFVQSSDKDVISLEFTTSNSAVRTRNIQEDNYTYIVMPLALKD; this is translated from the coding sequence TTGATTTTAAAAGTTAATAGATTGGAATTTCTAAAAAAAATAAAAATTGTAGAAAAGGCCATTAATGAAAATAAAATAAGACCAATAATCTCTTATGTTTATATAGAAACAAGAGAGAATAAACTTTGGTTTTGTGGAACAAATTTAGAATTAACAATATCGACACATATGGATTGTGAAGTTATTAGAGAAGGAAAAGCTGTATTTCAACATAATTTAGTCGAAGAGTATTTAAAAGAGATAAAAGATGAAGAAATAACTCTTAATATAGCTGAGGATATTTTAACTATAGAAACTTCAGATTCTGCTTCTGAGTTTATACTTATGAATGCTGATGAGTTTCCAAGAATGCAGGAAACTGAACTAAGAGATGATGAGTTTGAATTTAAGTTAAAAAAATTAGATTTAGCTGATTACTTTGATAAAGTCAAGTTTTCAGCATCAATGTCAAGTGATAATTTATCTATAAATTGCATAAGAATGGAAATTGAAGATAATAAAATAAAGTTTATATCTACAGATACTTATAGATTAACATACTTAGAACATGAATATTTAGGAGGAAATGGAACTTTTAAAGTTAGCATACCTATAAATACAATTGATGCTATGTCAAAATTGTTAAGAAATGGTAACGAAGAGGAGATTGGATTTATACAGAAAAATAAGCAGTTATATTTTAAATTAGGAAATATTTCTATAGTAAGTAGAGTAATTGATTTACCTTTTCCTAACTATAAGACAATTTTAGAGGCTAGTGGATATAACAAAAAATTACAAATAAATAGAGTTGAATTCGAAAAAATGTTGAAAAGAATTCAGATATTTGTAAAAAATAATTCTGAGTCAAAATTCGGAGCAATTTTCACTCTATCTGGAGATAATATAGATATTGAAGGAGTAGGTGAAATTGCAAAGGCAAAGGAGATTGCAAAAGTAAATTATGAGGGGGAGAACTTAAAAATCTCTTTAAATGTGAAGTTCTTATTGGAATTTGTTCAATCAAGTGATAAAGATGTGATAAGTTTAGAATTTACTACGTCTAATAGTGCTGTGAGAACAAGAAATATACAGGAAGATAATTATACTTACATAGTGATGCCTTTAGCTTTGAAAGACTAG